In Acanthopagrus latus isolate v.2019 chromosome 6, fAcaLat1.1, whole genome shotgun sequence, the genomic window TACAGCAATCTAGTTGTCACAATATGTTCAGTTATTACTCTTCTCTCTGTGAGATTGTGTTAGAACTTTTGACTCCTGCATGACTTAAAAGTTCAATTTGTAACAATATGtggcatttaaaaacatgttaactATTATTAGATGTCAAAGGAAATACAGCCTACACCTGtgcaaaatgtgtatttcaaacCTTGACCAAATTCTACGAGATGCAAAACAGCGCTGTTCAGAAAAGAGATGCAAAGAATGTAAAATATAGTGTACACAAGAACATCTTCATATATTAGCTTTCCCCTCCACCATTGAGAGAAGTGAtacagaaccaaaaaaaaaacgcagttTGGAGCAAGCAGAATTGATCACCATCAGTTTGATCACACTTAATAACCTCTGACATATCTCTATTGGTCATATCTTTTTCCAaatacactgctcacaaaaattcaaggagcactttaaagaaacacattagatacatcagatctcaatatgaagttggatatctatacaaataacgacagggcaatgtcttaggaacaaaaggatgccaagtcttttaatggaaataaaagttttcagcctacagagggctcaattgtgtagacaccctaaaatcagagtgaaatgaagatgtggcaggctagtccattttttcaaaaacttaatttctgcaactccaaatgcttttcagtatcttgtgtggccccccacgagcttgtatgcatgcttgacaaCGTCGCGGCATGCTCCTAATGAGACGACAGATGGTGTCTTGTGGCATTGCCTCCCAGATCTGTGTGAGGGCATccctgagctgttgtacagtctgaggagcaaccTGGCGGCGCCTAATGGACCGAaacataatgtcccacagatgttctattgggtttaagtcaggggatcgtgaaggccattcaatcgtttcaattccttcatcctccaggtactgcctgcatactcttgccacatgaggccgggcattgtcgtgcattaggaggaaaccaggacctACTGCACCAGCGTAGGGTCTGACAATGGGTTGAAGGATTTCATCTTCATACCTTATGGCAGTCAGAGAACCATTTCCTAGGCAGTAGAAGTCTGTGCGTCCCTCCATGGATATGCCTCCCCAGACTatcactgacccaccaccaaacctgTCATGTTGAACGACGTTGCAGGCGGCATAAcgttctccttgtcttctccagactctttcatgtctatcacaggtgctcagggtgaacctgctcttgtctgtgaaaagtacagggCGCCAGTGGCGGActtgccaattctggtgttcttcagcaaatgccagtcgagctccacggtgctgggcagtgagcacagggccCACTACAGGACGTTGGGCCATCAGGCCaccttcatgaagtctgttcctgattgtttgggtagaaacattcacaccagtggccctgtggaggtcattctgtagggcacgagcagtgctcagcctgttccgccttgcacaaaggagcaggtatCAGTCTTGCTGATGGCTTGAGGACCTTCTACGGCCCTGTCCAACTCTCCGAGAATAACCACCAGTCTCCTGAAATCTCCATGTTCTGGagattgtgctgggagacacattaaacctttttgctgcagcacgtgtggatgtgccatcctggagaagtTGGACAACCTGTGCAACTTCTGTAAGGTTAAGGAATCGCCTTATACTGCCAGTAGAGATAATTACTCAAGCCAAAaccagcatgagtgaaaaatccgccaaaaaagatcaagagggagaaacttgaaatgacctccacatgtaaaaccagtcctgttttgagggttttctaattgttgccactgtggtgcacctgttgttaattccatgaacaccaatacagctgaaagtgattaacgatgccctcagctgcttaaccaaccagaaaattatcagacaggtttaactgatttcatgccaggcccaataaaaaaagtgtccctttaatttttgtgagcagtgtatatACATCTAGGCTAGTTTAGGTTGTATACATGTATAACGTATAATGAACACACTGCCCTTTGATCTTCTGCATCCTTCAGTATAAATATTTATGGGGTGTGGATGGAGACAACCAACGGTACAACCCTACAACAGAATGACACCATGTGACTCAACAGGCTCCCTCCTCTGTAACAACTGCGGGGTGGATTCAGGATGCCCTTCATGTCTGTAGTGCACACACAATAGTAAGAGAGGAGTTATTGTACCCAGTCACCAGAAGGGGGCAGCACTGGCTAGTCTTTAGCATGGGTCCACAGGGACAATGGGGTTTCATCAATCATGTAATCCAAAAGGTGTCCCACGACAAGGATTAGCACATAACCACAGAGATGAGTCCATCCCCGGCCTGCAGCCCTCCAGTTTTTTCCAGTCCGGTCTCGCTCTTATCATTTTAAGAAGACAATGTAGAATGCCATGACCAAACAGGAAATCGCCACGGCGATGTGAAGCCGCGTCCCGATTACCGCAGCTGGAAAGGGAGATGGAGAATAGAGAGGATAAGGGAAGAAAATTGCAGGTCAAcgacaaacatacaaaaaaaggagaatataGCATACCATCCAAACAGATGGGTTACAGTATGGTGAGCGTTTGGAAACACATCAGACTCTCCCCAAAAGTCAAGTGCATAAAATTACAGTGTGGTCTGAAAATATTTGAGCATTGCCACATCTTATTTTGTTGTGACTCTACAACAGGACAATAtacctgaaatgaaacaatgactAAGGTAGAAGTTTTGACATTGAGCTTGCTCTTTTCACATCTCCATGATGGCCCTGTTCATCGTGGATATTCTGGAAGAGTGCTGGAGGGAATAATAACATCAGTGATGTCTTGACTAAGTGCCATTAAAATATCCAGTTAAGCTAGTATTCCAACGGGCCAGCACACACTAGACctctgacaaattaaaggaaaaacctGAATAAACGAATCGAGAAACTTGGCTCTGTTATGCTGAGGGGGGCATTTTACTGGCTCTCTTAATCCCTTAGAAGGAACGGTCACTGCAAATCAATACAAAGTTGTTCTGACAGATACCCCTTTATGCTATGATGAAGTCATGAAGTATTGATGGGAGTGGCCTCTTCCAGGTTGAGAATGCAACCATCAGTAGGTCACGACATATCACTGAATGGCTTGATtagtgtgaaaataatgacaattGTGTGACATGGCCTTCGCAGTGATCAGATCTCAACCAAATCAAACACATATAGGAGAGTTCAGACTGATGTGTTCGACAGCGCTCTCTAccaccaaaacacaaataaggGAATGACTTTTGGAGGAGAGATGTTCCACCATTATAAACACGTTCTAGAGACTTGTAGAAGGCACTCTGAAGCTGTTCTGGCAGCATGTGGCAGCCAATGCGttataaagacattttacataGGTTCAAGATCACCAGGATCAAATGTTTGTACTGACCATACAGTGACCTGACATAAATTCTCTTAAGCTGGTGTTTAACTGGCTGAAGATTGAAGCGAAGTAAAATGCCCTCAAAACAAGCAGGCAGTAAAGATAACCTTAGTAAAGCCTGGGAGGGAATCACCAAGCCAGATACAGAATGTGTCCTGCAGTCTGAGAGTCACAGACTTCAAAAGACATTGAGTACAAAGGATCTGACTGAAATATTGATGATGGAGACTTAATTTAAGTTTGTGTCCAATTATTTTTGGTCTCTTAAAATTTGAGTATTTACtcaaaaagtgtttaaaaacaaatgaacacagtcAAATAATAGCAGGAAGTTGTTGGCACAAGGTCCCCACTGCTAATGCTagagaaaatgtttcacaacTCCATAGGTTGGAGAGGAATTGAATGTGCAAGACTGCTTTAAGCACCAAGTTCTGTAAACACCTCTGAGTCTGCATTTTAACACTTGTCTCCcaagaaagacacacaaacgATGTCAATGACACTGGTCACATCTTCCCCTATTTTAATATCTTAAAGTATTCCCATATAAACACTATTTGCAGAAAtcacatgtgtttgttgaaGCAGCATCTTGTAAAATTCATTACACTGCTACCTTTGTAGAAGACACCCCACACTCCTTTcttctctgacagcagccagcTGTTGATGCGAGGCACCTTTTTGAGATATGCACAGGTGCAGATGAACAGCAGCCCAAACACCAGGATGCCATCGAAAGAGTACACTGTGGAAGAAGGGAGAATAAAAGATCTCACTGCTCGTGCCTGCCTTAAGATGCAAGCTAGCTCAACGTATTCACATTGtaagtcacaaaacaaaatgaggcaAACACAGTCGCAGCTATAAAATATGAAGAACAGCATCTAAAAGGAACATTCTCCACTTTATTACATCATTTAAAGATAACACATACAACTTTTCTTGTggtagattttctttttatcctACATGCACAGGCTCTGTTGTTGACTGTGGTTAGTCCAGAGCTGCTTGCAGTAACAAAAGCATGTATTATCTAATGTTCATGTACCCACATTAGTAGAGAAGGGCTGATATTTCAAGGACAAACATCAGTGGCATGCTAGCAGGTTTTCTTGCCTCTTTAGATTGTAGTTTTGATCTAGCTATATGGATTTTTTAGCATAAGCCTCTGATAGCCTAACGTTAGTCAATGCTAATTAGCATGAAACCTTGTAGCAGCACAAAAAATACGATGTTACAAGCTAACTTGTTATTGAGGCTCCCAAACCGCTCAGTTAAACTGTTATCGTAACACTGGTTAAATGAATGAAGAAGAATTGGGTTTGGTGCTAACAATCTAGCTGTGCTACTCAGGGCCACGTCTACAGCTAACCTAGCTTCCACTTTAGCCTTCCGTCTACGAAGTAGCTAGCCCAACTTGAATGTCCTGTTCTGCTACTGCACTTCTAAGATAGTTGCATAATGACGTAAACCTACCATTTGTCATATTCGCAGGTTGCTCTTTGACGATATTCTATGACTGTTCTTTATTCACTGAATCAGCAATCCATCATGTATTATAAAGTGGAGATATGATGCAGTGGACTTCGCTTCGCAGTCACTGAGTTGACATTTCCGGTTTCACTGGCTTACGTTCTTCTTCTACGCTACGTCATTGgattgtttttgtgcatttcgCATTACTGCCATCCACTGGACTTTGTGATTTACCGCTACTTGTCAGCATGAAGTTCACGtttatccattttttaaatctatataTTGTCTGTTGACAAACAATAGATGatacacattttacatattaaTCTGACTCTTTTGTCTCATACGTCCTTTCAATAAATTTACTTTACCATGAAGACTCCGGGCAACCTTTATCTCAACTCAGTGAATATACACCCATGCACAGAATTTCCTTCTTTTGTTGAAAGTTTCCCACAAATTATACTTCTTGCAGCTCAAGCCGAGTCAAACTGAAACATAtttggaaaaagagaaattgAGTTATTCCTATTCATGTGGCATTTTACCGGGTAAGACATGACCACGGTCACTGTCTATAGTGAGGAAACTTACATTTTgcagtcacagtgtgtgttgagAATATGTTGCCAACAAATGGGAAGGACTGATCATATAGACATACTCCACATGGgaagacagaaataaatatatgGGGCGCTAAGAGCTAAGAACATGTCAGAGGATGTGGCTGACACACTGCACTCCGCCTTATAGGACATAGAGGCAGCACTTGCAGTGGAAGGAGGACAAGAGTAGGATTAACAAAGTGGTGAAAAATgctggctctgctgcagctctgaaccTGGACACACCTTAGACACACATGGAGCGGTGAGGATTAAGCTGAGCTTCCATTCACACCATAATGAGCTGACACCACTGTAAAAAGCCACCTCCAGCTCATGCCCTAGGGGGCCACCATGGACCAATTAGTGTTGACAGCCATCAGCCTTTCCAGAGTGCTCTCTGTCCAAAAAAACTTTTGTCTCAGCTAGTCAAGAGGACAGTCCTTGAACTGAAAAAGAAAGCCATACAAACCACCGTTACTTTACAATTTTCCCCAGAACAAATCATAAAGCACAAGTCTGTACAATTTGTAGCATATTTCAGtaacaaaatcacatttaaagtgaacaaatgaataaatcagtAAAATTGTGCACATATGCTGCTTTAAACAGCTGTTGTTTCAAACTGAGTAAACCAGACTCACACAGGCAACATGGTCAGGCTGCAAATAGCCAACTGTttctataataatataatgtagAAACACGGTACACACGACACCTGCACACACTTTGTGTTGCAAATGTATTGTGATTCCTATGTACCCCTAAACCTGGGCAATTCTGCTCATTAACTGCatctataattttttttcttctttttttaaaatgtatttatttatttattttttacctctATTACTGTTTTATATCACAGTTTTTGTCATAGGCAAGTCTCAATTTATCATTCAAACAATGATTTAACACTGCCCATATTTTGCATCACAGGCAACATCCACTGCCGCTATTTGCGAAATCCTCTTACCATCGTCATTTGCACTTTGTCCATGCTTAATCCCTACATTTCTATTTAATATGCTGTAGCAGGGCTGAAATTATTTGCCTCTGCCGCACTGACCTGATTTCTCCTCAGTGCCATTAAAATATCCTCACAGGCTTCtctttcagtgtgttatttCGCCATCATAATCATAATTTAAAAGCGGCAGGATGGAGGTAACTCtacactggagaaaaaaacagattacagACGGATTGACagagcacaaaaataaatatggtTGTGAAAAAACAGGCTTCACTcccctcagtgtgtgttataACAGTTTTGTTCACAATATAGAGCCACAaaagccatgtttgtttgttgttatgtCACGTTGCATCATCCTAATCATTACCTTACATTATCCTAATCCCTCCATATGTTGTTCCCTTGCCTCAGAGACAACAGAAGTTTCTCCCCTGAAGGGAACAAGGGTGGAACAAAGGGTTGTGGGACAGTTAATAAGATTTGAtcacaggacagagaggcaCACCTGTTCAGATCAgcctcactgcagctgcagcttctaCTCCTTCATTCTTCTGCATGCGCTTCGACTGAGAACACACCTCAACACATCTCGCTTTCAGCAATGCGTCTTTACAACACACAGGTAAGACCGGTTCTGTCGTTGCCTATGGAGTGATGAAGTCTTACAAGGGTGTGGACCATCACAGAAGGTGGTAATGGTTATGATTAAGCAGGGAGAACTTTAACATAATCATATTATGAGTTTGGGTATGTTTGTTCAAAGCTCAGGTTTTCAGAGAAGggaagaagaacaaaagagTTGGAATAAAATGATTTCCAAGACAGAGGAAGCTCACCTCAGCATTCTTACACGATGCTGAAAATAGTCACAAACCATGGTCTGTAAAAGTTATTGTTTCTGGCAAAGATGTAGCAAAGAGAAAGTAGGGTCAGTGAACGGACTGAACAGACTGGTTTGTGACCTCCTTTCAGTCCATTAAACGAACAGAATGACTGCAGAGCTTCttgttttagaaaatgtgtATCACTGGATGGCTCTTTGAATGCAATATACAGCTCCCTCCAGCAACAAAATACCATGTGCTGTCGCATCTGATTACTTTTTCCCCCACATGTCAATGAAAGCATGTCGAGATGTGTTGATTCCAGTGTAACATTCAGCATGGAatactaaaaacacacacaaaaatgtatgttgTCCATTTTGATACCTTCCTTATGCAACAGAAAGACAAATCAGAGAGAACCcacatgaaaaatgtcatttcattaAAGGAAAAGCAAATGCAATACGTATTTTTCTTAAAGATACATATAgtcaaacaagaaaatgaatgtaACATATTAGTCATGGTGGTTTTTATCCAGTCCAATTTGTAGTTTGGATTGAATAAGAATGAGAATAGCATTTTCATACACGTCAGAAATGGCTCCCAGTGTTTTCCAGAGCTTTGCTGCATTTCATCTTCCAAAGTGGACTTGACAAAAGAAGTTGACTCTCTTGCCGTTCTTTCTTTAGGTATCCAACAAAATGGGTCTTCGGAACACAGAAGGTAAGATAAAATCAAACAACTGATAAGTTTAAAGTCAAGTTTCGATAAATCTAAAGAAATAGATGACGCAATCATCTTCAACGTCACTTTTAAAGTCATTGTTATGAGAACACATGTAACTTGAATAAGCAGATTGTGCTCATGTCTGTACAAAGACTAACTATGTAACTGCGCTTGCACTGCGTATCAGAGAGACATCACTGCTGGATGGCCCCACCTCACCAGGGGACTGAGGGTAGACAACAGGAGGGCAGTGACCTCATCCAACTGAGGAGGCTGCCGCATCCCATCCTGGCTTCTCGCCAACACAGGGCCCTTCACCGAGAGCTGCTTTTCTGCCACAGACGGTGAGAAAACGCTGAGCTCGCTCCGCGCCTGCTGTCTGTCACGAGGTCACCTAGGCAGCAGGTACATGCTGATCCACAGACACCCAAATGAGATATTAGTCAGGGAACATCTACCAGAGTCATTCTCTGGATCGCTCCGCAGTCAAAGAATCCTCTTACGCCTCCTCTGCCCAGCTGGCCGCCGTTGTGGTCTGTGATGAGCAGCACGTGTGGGTTGTGTTTAACACGATCAAATCAAAGGTACAACATCTCGCTGGAGATCACTGCTAAT contains:
- the tmem167b gene encoding protein kish-B, which codes for MTNVYSFDGILVFGLLFICTCAYLKKVPRINSWLLSEKKGVWGVFYKAAVIGTRLHIAVAISCLVMAFYIVFLK